The following are encoded in a window of Phragmites australis chromosome 22, lpPhrAust1.1, whole genome shotgun sequence genomic DNA:
- the LOC133904267 gene encoding LRR receptor-like serine/threonine-protein kinase FEI 1: MDKNGRQAVGLRAAVVAMAALLCSTASMALTPDGEALLDLRLAFNATSQRLTSWTPSDPNPCGWEGISCSVPDLRVQSINLPYMQLGGIISPSIGKLDKLQRLALHQNSLHGPIPAEIKNCTELRAIYLRANYLQGGIPSEIGELVHLTILDLSSNLLRGTIPASIGSLTHLRSLNLSTNFFSGEIPNVGVLGTFKSSSFVGNLELCGLPIQKACRGTLGFPAVLPHSDPLSSSGVSPINNNKTSHFLNGIVIGSMSTLALTLIAVLGFLWICLLSRKKSIGGNYVKMDKQTVPDGAKLVTYQWNLPYSSSEIIRRLELLDEEDVVGCGGFGTVYKMVMDDGTAFAVKRIDLNREGRDQTFEKELEILGSIRHINLVNLRGYCRLQTAKLLIYDFVELGSLDCYLHGYAQEDQPLNWNARMKIALGSARGLAYLHHDCSPGIVHRDIKSSNILLDISLEPRVSDFGLARLLVDNAAHVTTVVAGTFGYLAPEYLQNGHATEKSDVYSFGVLLLELVTGKRPTDSCFIKKGLNIVGWLNTLTGEHRLEDIIDERCGEVEVDAVEAILDIAAMCTDADPGQRPSMSAVLKMLEEEILSPCMSELCYEQHLEL, translated from the exons ATGGACAAGAATGGGAGGCAAGCTGTGGGCCTgcgcgccgccgtcgtcgccatgGCCGCACTCCTCTGCTCCACGGCCTCCATGGCCCTCACTCCGGACG GCGAGGCGTTGCTTGACCTCAGGCTGGCCTTCAACGCCACCAGCCAGAGGCTCACCAGCTGGACGCCATCCGACCCAAACCCCTGCGGCTGGGAGGGCATCTCTTGCTCCGTCCCTGACCTCAGGGTCCAATCCAT TAATCTCCCTTACATGCAGCTTGGGGGCATCATTTCACCCAGCATTGGAAAGCTCGACAAGCTGCAGAGACT AGCTCTGCACCAGAACAGCTTGCATGGCCCAATCCCTGCAGAGATCAAGAACTGCACCGAGCTCAGGGCAAT TTATCTGAGAGCTAACTACCTACAAGGAGGTATCCCTTCAGAGATTGGAGAGCTCGTCCACCTCACAATCTT GGACTTGTCCAGCAATCTGTTGAGGGGCACAATACCGGCGTCAATTGGAAGCCTTACTCACCTTCGCTCTCT TAATCTGTCCACCAATTTCTTCTCCGGAGAGATCCCAAATGTTGGTGTCCTTGGAACATTCAAAAGCAGCTC GTTTGTCGGAAATCTGGAGCTCTGTGGGCTGCCCATCCAGAAAGCTTGCCGCGGAACCCTTGGGTTTCCTGCTGTGCTGCCGCATTCTGATCCCCTCTCCTCATCTG GTGTTTCTccgatcaacaacaacaaaacatcGCATTTTCTGAATGGCATTGTGATCGGTTCAATGTCGACCTTGGCTCTTACCTTGATCGCAGTGCTCGGCTTCCTATGGATTTGCTTGCTGTCCAGGAAGAAAAGCATTGGTGGAAATTATGTAAAGATGGACAAGCAAACTGTTCCGGATG GTGCAAAGCTTGTGACATACCAGTGGAACCTTCCATATTCATCAAGTGAGATCATTAGAAGGCTGGAGCTGCTTGATGAAGAGGATGTGGTTGGCTGTGGGGGGTTTGGTACAGTGTACAAAATGGTGATGGATGATGGCACAGCATTTGCCGTCAAGAGGATTGACCTCAACCGTGAAGGGCGCGACCAGACCTTCGAGAAGGAGCTCGAGATTCTGGGCAGCATTAGGCACATCAATCTTGTCAACCTCCGAGGCTACTGCCGGCTCCAAACAGCCAAGCTACTCATATATGATTTCGTTGAGCTGGGCAGCTTGGATTGCTACCTTCATG GATATGCACAGGAGGACCAGCCATTGAACTGGAATGCACGAATGAAAATTGCTCTAGGCTCCGCTCGAGGTCTGGCATATTTGCACCACGATTGCTCACCCGGGATTGTCCACAGGGACATCAAATCCAGTAATATCCTTCTGGATATAAGTTTGGAGCCTCGTGTATCTGATTTTGGCCTTGCAAGGCTGCTTGTGGACAATGCTGCCCATGTTACCACTGTTGTGGCGGGCACCTTTGGATACTTAGCACCAG AGTACTTGCAAAATGGCCATGCTACTGAGAAATCAGACGTGTATAGCTTTGGAGTGCTTTTGCTGGAGCTGGTGACTGGAAAGAGGCCGACTGATTCATGCTTCATCAAGAAGGGACTGAACATTGTTGGCTGG CTGAACACGCTAACGGGGGAGCATCGGTTGGAGGACATCATCGACGAGAGATGCGGTGAAGTGGAAGTGGATGCGGTGGAAGCGATCCTTGACATCGCTGCAATGTGCACCGATGCAGACCCAGGCCAGCGGCCGTCGATGAGCGCTGTGTTGAAGATGCTGGAGGAGGAGATCCTGTCTCCCTGCATGAGCGAGCTGTGTTACGAGCAGCACTTGGAGCTCTGA